In Ferrigenium kumadai, the DNA window AGCGAACGTTTCCTCGCGGCCGAGATGCTGCGCGAGAAAGTGTTCCGCTTTACCGGTGAGGAACTGCCGTATTCAACCAGCGTGGTGATCGAGCAATTCAAGATGGAAGGCAAGCTGCGCCGCATCCATGCCGCGATCCTGGTGGACAAGGAAGCGCACAAGGCTATGCTGATCGGCAAGAAGGGCGAGAAGCTGAAAGAGATCGCCACCCAAGCGCGCCTCGACATGGAAAAATTGTTCGACGGCAAGGTGTTCCTCGAAGTGTTCGTCAAGGTGCGCAGCGGCTGGGCGGACGACGCACGCGTGCTGAAGAGCCTGGGCTACGAATGACCGTTGCGAACCGGCACAAGCAGCAGGACGAACCTGCCTTCGTGCTGCATAGCTACCCGTTCCGTGAAACCAGCCTGATCCTCGACGTGTTCAGCCGGCAGCACGGGCGGCTGGCGATCATGGCGCGCGGCGCGCGGCGTCCCAGGTCGGCACTGCGCGGCGTGCTGATGAATTTCCAGCCGCTGCTGCTTTCCTGGTTCGGCAAGGGCGAGGTGCGCACCCTGCATAGCGCGGAGTGGCAGGGCGGCCAGCCCTACCTGCAGGGCACGGCGCTGATGTGCGGTTTCTACCTGAATGAGCTGTTGCTCAACCTGATGGCGCGCGACGACCCGCATGATCGGTTGTTCGACTACTACCGTGCCACCCTGTACCGGCTGGCGCACGAGACGGACCACGCCGCGACCCTGCGCTGTTTCGAGAAGCATATGCTGCAGGAGCTGGGCTATGCGCTGACGCTGGAGCGCGAGGCGGGCGGCGAAAAAGCGATCCACCCCGAAGTCTGTTATCGTTATGCCGTGGAGCGTGGCGCCGTGCCGGACGACGGCGATACGCAAATCGGGTTGCCGGTGCAGGGCAAGACCCTGCTTGACATGGCGGCGGACGATTACGCCGATCCCGTCACCGCACAGCAGAGCAAACAGCTGATGCGTGTGCTGCTGAACCATCATCTCGGCGGCAAGACACTGCACACGCGCGAACTCATCAAGGATCTGCAGAAGCTATAGAACCGGAAGACCGTCGTCCGCAGATCGAATCTGCGGGATCCGCGTAATCTATGGAATAAATGGAGGCATCGAAAATGGTAAAACTCGGACTGAATATCGATCACGTCGCCACTCTGCGCCAGGCGCGCGGGTCGCGCTATCCCAACGTCGTGCGCGCCGCGCTGATCTGCGAAGAGGCAGGGGCGGACGCCATCACCCTGCACCTGCGCGAAGACCGCCGCCACATCCAGGATGCGGATGTCGATATCCTGCGCGGCATGCTGCAGACGCGCATGAACCTCGAATGCGCCGTCACCGACGAGATGATCGCCAACGCGGTGCGCATCAAGCCGCACGACATCTGCCTGGTGCCGGAGCGGCGCGAGGAGCTGACTACCGAAGGCGGGCTGGACGTGGTGCGTTATTTCGACGCGGTGAAGGCCGCCACCGAGCGTTGCACCGAGGCGGGCATCCGTGTCTCGCTGTTCATCGACCCGGACCTGAAGCAGATCGACGCCGCACGCCGCGCCGGCGCTCCGGTGATCGAGCTGCACACGGGAAAATATGCCGACGCCGACAGCGTGCCGGAGCGTGCCCACGAACTCGAGCGCATCCGCGCCGCGGCGGAACACGCCCATGCGCAGGGGATTCAGGTGAACGCCGGCCACGGCCTGCACTACCATAACGTGCAGCCCATCGTCGCCATTCCCAACATCGTCGAGCTCAACATCGGCCACGCCATCATCGCCGAGTCCGTGTTCATCGGCCTGGATGCAGCGGTAAGGAAGATGAAGGCGCTGCTAGTTCAGGGATGATTTACGGTATTGGCACAGACATCGTCGAGGTCGCGCGAATTGAAGCGCTGTGGGTGCGCTACGGCGAGCGTTTCGCGAAGCGCATCCTGAGCGAGAGCGAGCTGCCTGCGCTGGCCATCCATCCGGCTCCGGCAAGGATGCTCGCGAAGCGCTTCGCGGCGAAGGAGGCGTTCGCCAAGGCGGTCGGCATGGGCATGCGGTATCCCGTCAGTTTTCATCGCGTCGGTGTCGGGCACGACAAGCTGGGCAAGCCGGTGATGGAGTTCGATGAGGTGCTGGGGGCGTGGCTAGCTGAACGGGGCATCAACGGACAGCACATTTCCATCAGCGATGAGCGGGAGATGGTGGTGGCGTTTGTGGTGCTGGAACGCAATTAGGTAGCTTTTCCCCGTTCGTGGTGAGGTATCGAACCATGAACGGCAACATCAAAAAAACAAACCGTCGGGGGTAGCCCGACAGCTAGTCACTTTCTTTTGCGTCGCCAAAAGAAAGTAACCAAAGAAAAGGCGCCCCCGGTTTGCCGCCGCTACGCGGTTCCCTGCGTTGCTCGACTGGTCAGGCGGCTGCGGAACTCGCACGATCCGCTACGCGGCCACGTGCTCAAACAGTCCTCGCCGACATCCCCTGGCCAGCCTGTGCTACTCAGCGGCGCACAGGGGAAGAAATTCAAAAACAAAAAGAAAAACCCATCAAAAAATGATGGGTTTTTCTTTAATCAATTCTCCTAATACAGGCTTAGACGGCGTGGTGATATGTAGTCCCGCACTTGTGGCATAGCCATGAGTCTAGCCACTGTTGATAAAGAGAAGGCCACTCCTTCGAATTAAACTGAAAATTTTTGTATCCGAGATAGGCACCTGCAGCAATTAATAAGAATCCCAAAAAGGCTGTTGCTCCTTGCCCACCGAGCATTAGTATGCCAATAACGAACAGAATCACTGCGGCCTTGAAACTCTTTTTTGATGGAGGGGCTGATTTCTGAGCTAGGATGGATTGGGATTGTCCCTTGGTTTTTGTTACCGCGCCACCTATACCAAAAGCACCACCGTGCGCACCACCGACTGTAGTTCCAGTAGTGTTTATCTCTTGGGTGCCACCGTGAAAAACAACTTCCAACCTTTGTGTGTTTTCAGAGTTACATTTTGGGCACTGCATATTTCGTTTCTCCCTTTGTTATAGGTTAAGGCGCAGGAATAGGCCTTAAAGCCTTCCCATTTACATAGTTGCAGCATTCGCAACAGTGGTCAATATGCCAAACGGCCTAGATATTTTCTCTGCCAAAGCTGGCGCGGTTTTGGTGCCAAACCCCTTATAATCCGCCGCATTCAAATTAATCCAATCGGGGAGTGCTATGGGTTTGGGGCCGGTGATGCTGGACGTGGTGGGGAAGCAGCTGACGCCTGAGGATGAGGCGCGGTTGCGGCATCCGCTGGTGGGCGGGGTGATCCTGTTCGCGCGAAACTACGAGTCGCCGTCGCAACTGTGCGAACTAACGGCGGCGATACGCGCGGCGCGCACACCGCCATTGCTGATCGCGGTGGACCACGAGGGAGGGCGGGTGCAGCGGTTCCGCGAGGGGTTCACGAAGATCCCGCCGATGCGCGAGCTGGGCAAGGTCTGGGATGCTCATCCGCAGCGCGCGCGCCATCTGGCGCAGCAGGTGGGTTACGTGCTGGCTTCCGAGTTGCGCGCCTGCGGCGTGGACTTCAGTTTCACGCCGGTGCTGGACGTGGACTACGGGCAGAGTTCAGTGATCGGTGACCGCGCTTTCCACAGCGATCCGCAGGCCATCGCCGAACTGGCGCATAGCCTGCTGCTGGGATTGAAGCAGGGCGGCATGCACACGGTGGGCAAGCATTTCCCCGGGCACGGTTTTGTTACGGCGGATTCGCACCTCGACATTCCGGTGGACGAGCGCGAGTTCGTCGACATCGAGATGTGCGACCTGATCCCGTTCCGGCGGATGGTGGACTACGGCCTGACCGCGGTGATGCCGGCGCATGTCATCTATCCCAAGGTGGACAGCCGCCCCGCGGGGTTCTCGCCGATCTGGCTGAAGCATGTGTTGCGCGGGCAGCTCGGTTTCGAGGGTGTGATCTTCAGCGACGACCTTTCGATGGAAGGCGCGACCGTTGCGGGCGGCATCGTTCAGAGGGCCGAAGCGGCGCTGAATGCGGGTTGCGACATGGTGCTGGTATGCAATAAGCCGGAATCGGCGGACGAGTTGCTGCAGGGGCTGCACTGGGAGATGCCCGCCGCGAGCAAGGCTCGCCTCGCCCAGATGCGCGGCACGGCGCATCCGGAATCGCTGGTGGCATTGCACGAGCAGTCGCATTTTCTTAAGGCGCTGGGCGAGGTTTCGGCTATCGGCAAGAGCAACGCGGAGTTGCCGCTGGTGTAGCCGAAGACGGGGAAATCGCTGAATCAGCGGTTCCCTATTGCGGTGCGGCTTGAGATAATCGCCGCCATCCTGAATATCTTGTTATGGTTCCTGCTATGAGTGAATTACAGGCAGCTTTGCTGGCAATCGGTTTCGGCGTGATCGTCGCGGTGTATGCGTTCGGCTGGTGGCAGCAGCGCAAATACCGGCGCAAGTTCGGCGCGGCATTCAAGGCGAGCCATGCCGATGCGCTGTATCAGGAAAGCGCGGCAAAACCGGCGGCTGCGCCGGTAGAACATGTCGTGACAGAGCTCGAGCCTGAGACTGCCGTGTCGCAGCCGGTCGAGGAAGTTGCTCCGGAGGCGGATGCGCATGTGGCACCCGTCGAGTCCGTTGAGGCCGTCATCGAGCCCGTCGCAGAGACTCCATCCGTGCCGCTTTCTTACGCCAAGGCGCTGGACGAATCCTGCGCGCTGCTGGATGCGAGCAGTGATTTCATCATCGAACTGAGTCTCGCAGAGCCGAGTCCCGCCGCGGTGCTGGACGGTTTGTGGCAGCGCAAGTTCGATTTCGGCAAGCCGGTGCAGGTGTGCGGCCTGACCCTGAACGCGCAGCATTGGGAGCGCGCAATCGCCGAGAGCCAGACGCTGTACGAACGATTCCGCATTGCCGTGCAACTGGTGGATCGCGGTGGTGCGATCAGCGCGGCGAAACTGGGCGACTTCCGCGACCTGGTGGCGGGCATCGCCAAACACATCAAGGCCGATGCCGCCGTTCCCGATGTACACGAGACTCATCATCATGCGGTGGAACTGGATACGTTCTGTGCCGAAGTGGACCAGATGGTCGGCATCAACCTGGTTCCGCCGGGCGAGCGCCAGCTGAACGGCAGCCGCATCGCGCAGGCGGCCTCAATGCTCGGCATGTCGCTGGAGGCGGACGGTGCCTTCCATGCGCTGGATGCGCAGGGGCACAGTCTGTTCTGTCTGATCAATCACGACAGCAAGCCGTTCCAGCACCACACGCAGGAAACGTTCACCACAAGTGGCGTCACGCTGCT includes these proteins:
- the recO gene encoding DNA repair protein RecO, giving the protein MTVANRHKQQDEPAFVLHSYPFRETSLILDVFSRQHGRLAIMARGARRPRSALRGVLMNFQPLLLSWFGKGEVRTLHSAEWQGGQPYLQGTALMCGFYLNELLLNLMARDDPHDRLFDYYRATLYRLAHETDHAATLRCFEKHMLQELGYALTLEREAGGEKAIHPEVCYRYAVERGAVPDDGDTQIGLPVQGKTLLDMAADDYADPVTAQQSKQLMRVLLNHHLGGKTLHTRELIKDLQKL
- the pdxJ gene encoding pyridoxine 5'-phosphate synthase, which gives rise to MVKLGLNIDHVATLRQARGSRYPNVVRAALICEEAGADAITLHLREDRRHIQDADVDILRGMLQTRMNLECAVTDEMIANAVRIKPHDICLVPERREELTTEGGLDVVRYFDAVKAATERCTEAGIRVSLFIDPDLKQIDAARRAGAPVIELHTGKYADADSVPERAHELERIRAAAEHAHAQGIQVNAGHGLHYHNVQPIVAIPNIVELNIGHAIIAESVFIGLDAAVRKMKALLVQG
- the acpS gene encoding holo-ACP synthase, with amino-acid sequence MIYGIGTDIVEVARIEALWVRYGERFAKRILSESELPALAIHPAPARMLAKRFAAKEAFAKAVGMGMRYPVSFHRVGVGHDKLGKPVMEFDEVLGAWLAERGINGQHISISDEREMVVAFVVLERN
- the nagZ gene encoding beta-N-acetylhexosaminidase, encoding MGLGPVMLDVVGKQLTPEDEARLRHPLVGGVILFARNYESPSQLCELTAAIRAARTPPLLIAVDHEGGRVQRFREGFTKIPPMRELGKVWDAHPQRARHLAQQVGYVLASELRACGVDFSFTPVLDVDYGQSSVIGDRAFHSDPQAIAELAHSLLLGLKQGGMHTVGKHFPGHGFVTADSHLDIPVDEREFVDIEMCDLIPFRRMVDYGLTAVMPAHVIYPKVDSRPAGFSPIWLKHVLRGQLGFEGVIFSDDLSMEGATVAGGIVQRAEAALNAGCDMVLVCNKPESADELLQGLHWEMPAASKARLAQMRGTAHPESLVALHEQSHFLKALGEVSAIGKSNAELPLV
- a CDS encoding cell division protein ZipA C-terminal FtsZ-binding domain-containing protein; the encoded protein is MSELQAALLAIGFGVIVAVYAFGWWQQRKYRRKFGAAFKASHADALYQESAAKPAAAPVEHVVTELEPETAVSQPVEEVAPEADAHVAPVESVEAVIEPVAETPSVPLSYAKALDESCALLDASSDFIIELSLAEPSPAAVLDGLWQRKFDFGKPVQVCGLTLNAQHWERAIAESQTLYERFRIAVQLVDRGGAISAAKLGDFRDLVAGIAKHIKADAAVPDVHETHHHAVELDTFCAEVDQMVGINLVPPGERQLNGSRIAQAASMLGMSLEADGAFHALDAQGHSLFCLINHDSKPFQHHTQETFTTSGVTLLLDVPRVAHPAELFDRMLETAREFARELQVNVVDDRRVVLSDGGLNLICDQITAVEAKMAEHGIAPGSAQARRLFA